The DNA sequence GCTGGCCACCGACATCGCGGAGTGGATGGTCCGTCAGGGTGTGCCGTTCCGGGTCGCCCACGAGGCGGCCGGGGAGTGCGTCCGGGTGGCCGAATCCCGCGGTGTGGGACTCGATGCGCTCACCGATGAGGAGCTGACCTCGATCGACCCGGCACTCACCCCGGAGGTCCGCGACGTCCTCACGGTGACGGGATCGATCGCCTCACGGAACGCACGGGGCGGGACCGCCGGCACCGCGGTGGCCGCGCAGCGGAGCCGACTGGGAGAAGTCCGTGACGAACTCGCCGACTGGGTAGGGTGAGCGCCATGTCCGTCATCGATGACCGCCTGCTGGAGATCCTCGCCTGCCCCGAGGACAAGGGGCCGCTCCTCCTGGCGGGTGACGACACGCTCTACAACCCCCGCCTGCGCCGCGCGTACCGGATCGACGACGGCATCCCGGTGCTGCTGGCGGACGAGTCACGTCCGGTGGACGAGGCGGAGCACGAGGCCCTGCTCGCCCGTGCGGGCGGGGCTCCGCAGGAGTGACCCTGCCGCAGGACGGAGGGGCCACCTTCCGGGCGCTGCTCCGCGACTCGGACCCCGACGAGGCCGCACGGTCCCTGTTGGGAGGTGTCCTGACCCACGGGCCCGTCGCGGTACGCGTGATGGAAGTGGAGGCCTATGGCGGCCCGGTCGACTCGCCCCACCCGGATCCCGCCGCGCACACGTGGCCGGGACCGACGCCGCGGAACGAGGTGATGTTCGGCGATGCCGGGCATCTGTACGTCTATCTGAGCCACGGGATCCACCAGTGCGCCAACATCACGTGCCGACCCCCGGGGGAAGGCGGCGGTGTTCTCCTCCGCGCCGGCCGCGTGGTGGGCGGACACGAGGCGACCCGGCAGCGCCGACCCGGGATACTCCCCGAGCACGCGGCGCGCGGCCCGGGGAACCTCGGGAGGGTGATGGGAATCGACCTGTCCTTCCGGGGCATGGACGTCCTCGATGCGGCGTCACCGGTCACGTTCCGTCCTGATCCCGTTCCCGCGTCGCAGGTCCGGTCGGGACCCCGGGTGGGTGTGTCCCGTGAGGCCGACCGCCCGTGGCGGTTCTGGATCACGGGCGCCCGGGAGGTGTCCTCCTACCGGCGCAGTCCACGCGCGCCGCGTTCCCCGCACCCCGCCCCGTGGTAGCCCGACGCGCCGATGGGGGACAATGTCGCTCGTGACTTCCAACATCCTCGATGACCTGCAGTGGCGGGGGCTCATCGCGCAGTCGACAGACCTCGACGCGCTCCGTGAACACCTCGACGAGGGCACCGTGTCGCTGTATTGCGGCTTCGACCCGACCGGGCCCAGCCTGCACGCGGGTCACCTCATCCCGCTCCTCACCCTCCGGCGGTTCCAGTTGGCAGGGCACCGGCCGATCGTCCTGGCCGGGGGAGCGACCGGCATGATCGGGGACCCCCGGGACGTGGGGGAGCGGACCATGAACACCGCGGACACCGTGGCCGACTGGGCAGAGCGCATCACAGGTCAACTCGAACTGTTCGTCGACCTCACAGAGGGGCCCGTGGGGGCCCGTGTGGTCAACAACATGCAGTGGACCGGTCATCTGACCGCCATCCAGTTCCTGCGAGACGTCGGCAAGCACTTCTCGCTCAACACCATGCTCGGGCGGGACACCGTCAAACGTCGCCTGGACGGTGACGGGATCTCGTACACGGAGTTTTCCTACATGCTCCTGCAGGCCAACGACTTCGTGCAGTTGAGACGCACCATGCGGTGCACACTGCAGATCGGCGGCTCCGACCAGTGGGGGAACATCGTCGGCGGCGTCGACCTCAACCGCCGGATGGATGGTGAGACGGTTCATGCCATGACTGTCCCCCTGGTCACGTCGTCCGACGGGAAGAAGTTCGGCAAGTCGACGGGTGGCGGGAGCCTCTGGCTCGACCCCGACCTCACCAGCCCGTACACGTGGTACCAGTACTTCCTCAACACGTCCGATGCGGACGTGGTCCGCTATCTGCGGTGGTTCACGTTCCTGGGTCGTGAGGAGATCGAGGAGCTGGAGGCACTCACCCGGGACACGCCGCACCTCCGCGCGGGACAGAAGCGCCTGGCGGAGGAGATGACCACGATGGTGCACGGGGTGGCGGCCACGGAGTCCGTACAGGCGGCCTCCCAGGCACTGTTCGGGCGGGGAGAATTGGCTGAGCTCGACGAGCGGACGCTCGGCGCCGCACTCGAGGACGCCGGCGCCGTCGAGGTGGCGTCCGATGCCCCGAGAACGATCATCGAGCTCCTGGTCGCCTCCGGACTCTGTGACAGCAAGGGCGCCGCACGCCGCGCCGTCGGCGAGGGTGGCGCGTATGTCAACAACGCCCGCATCGACGACCCGGAGTGGACGCCCGGGCAGGATGATCTGCTCCACGGGTCCTGGCTGGTGCTCCGCCGCGGCAAGAAAAACCTCGCCGGGGTGCGCCTCCGCTGATCGCGACCACGATGTGAGGCGGCGCCGGTGTCGACCGGCGCCGCCTTGCTTTCAAGTCCCGGAATTGCGTGCGTGACCTGGCGATTTGCGTTTGGGTTCACGTCTGCGTAACTTATTGGAGGTCGCCGAGAGCGGGTGCGGGCCGGGAGGTTCGGGCTGGTGGAGGCGACGTGCTCCGGATGGTGGTGGGTTGCCTGGTTTGACCGGGTGGGCCGCGTGCGCTAGGCTGGAGAAGTTGCCCCGAAAAGGGTGGCGGTTGATGTAGAACCCTCGTGATCTGGGTGGTCGGTGACTGTCCGGGGAGCGGTGTGGTGGTGTTGTTTGAGAACTCAACAGTGTGTTTTGTTTGTGATAGTGCCAAATTTTTTGTTTGGTTGCGACCCTTTCACATCCCTGTCGTGGGGGTCGCGTTTTTTTGAAACAGCCAGTTTTTTGGTTTGTTTTTTGCTTGGATTGTGCTTTTTGTAGTGCTGAGAAGCTTTTATGGAGAGTTTGATCCTGGCTCAGGACGAACGCTGGCGGCGTGCT is a window from the Dietzia sp. JS16-p6b genome containing:
- the tyrS gene encoding tyrosine--tRNA ligase, producing the protein MSLVTSNILDDLQWRGLIAQSTDLDALREHLDEGTVSLYCGFDPTGPSLHAGHLIPLLTLRRFQLAGHRPIVLAGGATGMIGDPRDVGERTMNTADTVADWAERITGQLELFVDLTEGPVGARVVNNMQWTGHLTAIQFLRDVGKHFSLNTMLGRDTVKRRLDGDGISYTEFSYMLLQANDFVQLRRTMRCTLQIGGSDQWGNIVGGVDLNRRMDGETVHAMTVPLVTSSDGKKFGKSTGGGSLWLDPDLTSPYTWYQYFLNTSDADVVRYLRWFTFLGREEIEELEALTRDTPHLRAGQKRLAEEMTTMVHGVAATESVQAASQALFGRGELAELDERTLGAALEDAGAVEVASDAPRTIIELLVASGLCDSKGAARRAVGEGGAYVNNARIDDPEWTPGQDDLLHGSWLVLRRGKKNLAGVRLR
- a CDS encoding DNA-3-methyladenine glycosylase: MTLPQDGGATFRALLRDSDPDEAARSLLGGVLTHGPVAVRVMEVEAYGGPVDSPHPDPAAHTWPGPTPRNEVMFGDAGHLYVYLSHGIHQCANITCRPPGEGGGVLLRAGRVVGGHEATRQRRPGILPEHAARGPGNLGRVMGIDLSFRGMDVLDAASPVTFRPDPVPASQVRSGPRVGVSREADRPWRFWITGAREVSSYRRSPRAPRSPHPAPW
- a CDS encoding Trm112 family protein, whose protein sequence is MSVIDDRLLEILACPEDKGPLLLAGDDTLYNPRLRRAYRIDDGIPVLLADESRPVDEAEHEALLARAGGAPQE